The Actinomycetota bacterium genome window below encodes:
- a CDS encoding WYL domain-containing protein, with protein MAAEKVKGAPRDQDKLIRQLSLVTYLMARQGRPVSAETIRQSVEGYDDGTRSQEAVARRFFADRDELRRLGIEIESRPDEDGEGDAYLLPPDNFFLPPVDFSPDELASLHTCLHILDGQFAYSNLLRLALQGLALGTGNTLEDPVTSCVAVDMPSAGFDAEVAKRQARIDEAIAKHKTIRFEYHSFSTDSVEERLVDPYSMIYTQGDWYLVGHSHERDALRLFKLRRIRGRIRYLNKSEHNFEVPADLRAEQWRNLQPWQLGPRRGVAEIRFSPRYSWWAGNNYGHCGELVPAEDGSVVFRTGYTSASEICSLVLSHSEETTLDGPPELQELLTDILDRIAVLHDGEAPVPAAADPQHVQGGASSAGNAASPGPQPQVEPDRFAHLATTVTYLVDRLGGEMDARLPVDEVCRDLGYSKDELEQAMNLLQLVNTGAGGYLISGSVNGDFLHISYWPEGDLLKKPVRLTPREARAMLLAIDLVGGQILAGRNQSLETAREKIIRAAGGLDDLDTIPIGETEREDADICRAINRGLAEQRLVEIEYLTRGSGQVETRVVEPYLVNNTKGQWYLVAWCRMRDAIRTFRFEMIKSARLLDETFEPRDIDLGPYRKDPRQPSGRQAPRQASILFSPTVARWVHEKQPGTVMLEDGSLLGGIPWFDDSWLIDEVLQYCGEAVLIAPEDMRLQVRDAALRLTGLYR; from the coding sequence ATGGCTGCTGAAAAGGTAAAAGGAGCGCCGAGGGACCAGGACAAGCTCATCCGGCAGCTTTCGCTGGTCACATATCTGATGGCCCGCCAGGGCCGGCCGGTCAGTGCCGAGACCATCCGCCAGAGCGTGGAGGGTTACGACGATGGAACCCGGAGCCAGGAGGCCGTAGCCCGCAGGTTCTTTGCCGACCGCGACGAGCTGCGGCGGCTGGGCATCGAGATCGAGAGCCGCCCCGATGAAGATGGCGAAGGCGACGCCTACCTGCTGCCGCCTGACAACTTCTTCCTGCCCCCGGTCGACTTCTCCCCTGATGAACTGGCGTCGCTGCATACCTGCCTCCACATCCTGGATGGCCAGTTCGCCTACAGCAACCTGCTTCGCCTGGCGCTTCAGGGTCTTGCGCTCGGCACCGGCAATACCCTCGAGGACCCGGTGACCAGCTGCGTGGCGGTTGACATGCCTTCCGCAGGCTTCGATGCCGAAGTCGCGAAACGGCAGGCCCGCATCGACGAAGCCATCGCCAAGCACAAGACCATCAGATTCGAATACCACTCTTTCAGCACCGATTCCGTGGAAGAGCGGCTGGTGGATCCCTACTCGATGATCTACACCCAGGGCGACTGGTATCTTGTGGGTCATTCCCATGAGCGGGATGCCTTGCGCCTGTTCAAGCTGAGGCGTATCCGCGGCCGTATCCGCTATCTCAACAAGAGCGAGCACAATTTCGAGGTGCCTGCCGATCTCAGGGCGGAGCAGTGGCGCAACCTGCAGCCATGGCAGCTCGGACCCCGCCGAGGCGTCGCCGAGATCCGCTTCTCACCCCGTTACAGCTGGTGGGCCGGCAATAATTACGGACATTGTGGCGAGCTGGTCCCGGCGGAAGATGGCTCCGTCGTCTTCCGCACCGGTTATACGAGTGCCAGTGAGATCTGTTCGCTGGTGCTCAGCCACAGCGAGGAGACCACACTTGACGGGCCGCCCGAACTGCAGGAGCTGCTGACCGATATCCTCGACCGGATCGCGGTCCTGCATGATGGCGAGGCTCCAGTGCCGGCGGCGGCCGATCCTCAGCATGTACAAGGCGGCGCCAGCAGTGCTGGCAATGCCGCCTCGCCCGGCCCGCAGCCCCAGGTGGAGCCCGACCGTTTCGCCCACCTGGCGACGACGGTCACCTACCTGGTCGACAGGCTCGGTGGCGAGATGGATGCCAGGCTGCCCGTCGACGAGGTCTGCCGCGACCTTGGGTACAGCAAGGACGAGCTGGAGCAAGCCATGAACCTTTTGCAGCTGGTGAACACCGGAGCCGGCGGCTACCTGATCAGCGGCTCGGTGAATGGAGACTTCCTCCATATCTCCTACTGGCCCGAGGGCGACCTGCTGAAGAAACCGGTGCGGCTCACACCCCGTGAGGCCCGGGCGATGCTGCTGGCTATCGATCTCGTGGGTGGCCAGATCCTCGCAGGCCGCAACCAGTCTCTGGAGACCGCACGGGAGAAGATCATCCGCGCCGCCGGCGGCCTCGATGACCTGGACACTATCCCCATCGGCGAGACCGAGAGGGAAGACGCCGACATCTGCCGCGCCATCAACCGCGGCCTGGCCGAGCAGCGGCTGGTCGAGATCGAATACCTCACCCGCGGCAGTGGCCAGGTGGAGACCCGCGTCGTCGAGCCGTACCTGGTGAACAACACCAAGGGCCAGTGGTACCTGGTGGCATGGTGCCGCATGCGGGACGCCATCCGCACCTTCCGCTTCGAGATGATCAAGAGCGCCCGGCTGCTGGATGAGACTTTCGAGCCGCGTGACATCGACCTCGGCCCATATCGGAAAGATCCGCGGCAGCCATCGGGCAGGCAGGCGCCCCGGCAGGCCAGCATACTTTTCAGCCCCACGGTCGCCCGCTGGGTCCATGAGAAGCAGCCCGGCACCGTGATGCTGGAAGACGGCTCACTCCTGGGCGGGATACCCTGGTTTGACGATAGCTGGCTGATAGACGAGGTCCTGCAGTATTGCGGTGAGGCGGTTCTGATCGCGCCTGAGGACATGCGACTTCAGGTGCGGGATGCGGCTTTGCGGCTGACCGGCCTGTATCGATAA
- a CDS encoding PD-(D/E)XK nuclease family protein — MPLKLICGPTGSGKTTHAIEAFLAAIDRGESAVFIAPSKPDMYHFQRRILASRPVLAGGKVATFNDLLEEFLEDEADPPRVVTPNEQSILLRAVVDGPGRPESLTASSDFEGFITELARLINELEEAGIRPETLGKALKKWAGSDAWRRGLNQDLFRLYDEYQAILEDRNAEDSAQSGRRALGRLIEDSSLLGYQSIIVDGFKDFTPLQMELIAALREATPDLVVTLPHQEGKAALGTPAHYFELLKPGAEVEFLTGSYEDDRVPPIRHIAENLFEEEAGRIAAGPAVTVLQAAGVRGQAELVAAEVLKLWREEKTSLDDMAVVTRTSGPDSLAIASAFADFGIPFETSGSLPLVSTPVGRTAMAAIELAAGTGSLLAYLRSPLDVAEADKVDEFDRLSRSLNTDDPSILMLEWNRLDGRPLEEIERLKQAAALGIEPLASEMTDIMRNLVRAAAADSSLEKIGMDAAALRNLVSACHEAVRAGEMIGEPPSLKDEAESLLPVTRELLLLRDCIKEASWWPGSGSSRNCVRLLDPHRVLNQRFDAIFVCGLLEGQFPSMGRESVFLSDADREWLRDNAALPLAANGRRLDEERFLYQRTLTRARRRIYLCYPYCDQKGEPTVRSLFVDDTLDLFEGDAADPHVEDSWETRSKQISDISFRAAEAPTATQALLSLASRNPGNIPQAARALDELEKAADGAGLAGRLKHSLEAALPNWPHIGDEVKKQLAEQEYFRVTELERYLRCPFGFFVERVVRPKPLERDDFALVRGSAVHAILCRFLEELKPGKIYLPRADDGQIEQARRIMRHIVDEEMEQMGEGLRPEITRISLHSHLDRFIDRERTVRPEFLPYDCEMGFGICDKAEGGVSGRYDEETMLQFGDIKLCGKIDRIDLRDGKTLAVVIDYKTSSDDNLTKLADFMATGTIQVPLYMLAAREIWGFEPVGGEYYGVLGKRRRGVYLEKYRDILGLASGEPYENEFVDEDAFEACIETAKEQAISAAAGIRAGDFPCAPLDDDSCKHCDHTDICRKKTLPKSAPDTEVA; from the coding sequence ATGCCGCTGAAGCTTATCTGCGGACCGACCGGCTCCGGCAAGACCACCCACGCGATAGAGGCTTTCCTTGCCGCGATCGACCGCGGGGAGAGCGCCGTTTTTATCGCGCCCTCAAAGCCGGACATGTACCATTTTCAGCGGCGCATCCTCGCCAGCCGGCCGGTGCTGGCAGGCGGCAAGGTCGCTACATTCAACGATCTGCTGGAAGAATTCCTGGAAGATGAAGCCGATCCGCCACGCGTGGTCACCCCAAACGAGCAATCAATATTGCTGCGCGCCGTCGTTGACGGACCCGGCAGGCCGGAGTCGCTCACGGCTTCCAGCGACTTCGAGGGTTTCATAACGGAGCTGGCCAGACTCATCAACGAGCTCGAAGAAGCGGGAATCAGGCCGGAGACTCTCGGCAAGGCCCTTAAGAAATGGGCCGGCAGCGACGCCTGGCGCCGGGGTCTCAACCAGGACCTTTTCCGTCTCTACGACGAATACCAGGCCATCCTCGAAGACCGCAATGCCGAAGACTCGGCCCAGTCCGGCCGCCGCGCGCTCGGCCGCCTCATCGAAGACAGTTCGCTGCTCGGCTACCAGTCGATAATCGTCGATGGCTTCAAGGATTTCACCCCCCTGCAGATGGAACTCATCGCCGCGCTCCGCGAGGCCACCCCGGATCTGGTCGTCACCCTTCCCCATCAGGAAGGAAAAGCGGCGCTTGGCACGCCCGCCCATTATTTCGAACTGCTGAAGCCGGGAGCCGAGGTCGAGTTCCTGACCGGGAGCTACGAGGATGACCGGGTCCCACCCATCAGGCACATAGCAGAAAACCTTTTTGAGGAAGAGGCTGGCAGGATCGCGGCGGGTCCGGCGGTCACCGTGTTACAGGCCGCGGGCGTACGCGGCCAGGCGGAACTGGTTGCGGCGGAGGTGCTGAAGCTCTGGAGGGAAGAAAAGACAAGCCTTGATGACATGGCTGTCGTCACCCGCACCAGCGGGCCCGACAGTCTCGCAATCGCGTCGGCGTTTGCCGACTTCGGGATCCCATTCGAGACCTCCGGGTCGTTGCCGCTGGTGTCAACGCCGGTGGGCCGCACGGCCATGGCTGCCATCGAACTGGCGGCCGGCACCGGCAGTCTTCTCGCCTACCTGCGTAGCCCGCTCGATGTGGCCGAGGCTGACAAGGTCGACGAATTCGACCGGTTATCACGCTCGCTCAATACTGATGACCCTTCGATCCTGATGCTGGAATGGAACCGCCTCGACGGCAGGCCTCTGGAGGAGATCGAGCGCCTGAAACAGGCGGCCGCCCTGGGCATCGAACCGCTGGCATCCGAGATGACCGATATCATGCGAAACCTGGTGCGCGCCGCCGCCGCCGATTCCTCGCTGGAAAAGATCGGGATGGACGCCGCCGCTCTCAGGAACCTGGTATCCGCCTGTCATGAAGCAGTCAGGGCCGGAGAAATGATCGGTGAGCCGCCTTCCCTGAAGGACGAGGCGGAATCCCTTCTCCCGGTCACCCGCGAACTCCTGCTGCTGCGCGACTGTATCAAGGAGGCGTCATGGTGGCCCGGCTCCGGATCAAGCCGCAATTGCGTGCGGCTGCTGGATCCGCACCGCGTGCTCAACCAGAGGTTTGACGCCATCTTTGTCTGTGGCCTGCTGGAAGGCCAGTTCCCCAGCATGGGGAGGGAGAGTGTCTTCCTCAGCGACGCCGACCGTGAATGGCTCAGGGATAACGCTGCGCTGCCCCTGGCGGCTAACGGCCGGCGGCTGGACGAAGAGCGCTTCCTCTACCAGCGGACCCTCACCCGGGCGCGCCGCCGGATCTACCTCTGCTATCCGTACTGCGACCAGAAGGGGGAACCGACTGTGCGTTCCCTTTTCGTCGATGACACCCTCGACCTTTTCGAAGGCGACGCTGCCGATCCGCATGTCGAGGATTCCTGGGAAACCAGATCAAAACAGATAAGCGACATCTCCTTCCGCGCCGCCGAAGCTCCGACAGCGACGCAGGCCCTGCTTTCCCTCGCTTCCAGGAATCCCGGGAACATCCCGCAGGCGGCCAGGGCGCTCGATGAACTTGAGAAGGCCGCCGACGGCGCTGGCCTTGCCGGGAGGTTGAAGCACAGCCTTGAGGCCGCATTACCTAACTGGCCACATATCGGAGATGAGGTAAAAAAGCAGCTGGCGGAGCAGGAATACTTCAGGGTCACGGAGCTCGAACGCTATCTCCGCTGCCCCTTCGGATTCTTCGTGGAAAGGGTGGTCAGGCCCAAACCCCTGGAGCGGGACGATTTCGCCCTGGTCCGCGGTTCGGCGGTGCACGCGATCCTGTGCAGGTTCCTCGAGGAACTGAAGCCGGGCAAGATATATCTGCCGAGAGCGGACGACGGCCAGATCGAGCAGGCCCGACGGATCATGCGGCACATCGTCGACGAGGAGATGGAGCAGATGGGCGAAGGCCTTCGGCCTGAGATCACCCGCATATCACTCCATAGCCATCTCGACCGCTTCATCGATCGGGAACGGACGGTGCGTCCGGAATTCCTGCCATACGACTGTGAGATGGGCTTCGGTATATGTGACAAGGCAGAGGGCGGGGTCAGCGGCCGCTACGACGAGGAAACCATGCTCCAGTTCGGCGATATCAAGCTATGCGGAAAGATCGACCGCATCGATCTGCGCGACGGGAAGACCCTCGCAGTCGTGATCGACTACAAGACCAGCAGCGATGACAATCTCACGAAGCTGGCCGATTTTATGGCGACGGGGACCATCCAGGTGCCGCTTTATATGCTCGCGGCGCGCGAGATCTGGGGTTTCGAACCGGTCGGCGGCGAATACTACGGCGTCCTCGGCAAGCGCCGCCGCGGCGTGTACCTGGAGAAGTACAGGGATATCCTCGGGCTCGCCTCCGGCGAGCCCTATGAAAACGAATTCGTCGACGAGGACGCCTTCGAGGCGTGCATCGAGACGGCGAAAGAACAGGCCATAAGCGCGGCAGCCGGCATCCGCGCCGGCGACTTCCCCTGCGCGCCTCTGGATGATGATTCCTGCAAACATTGCGATCACACAGATATCTGCCGCAAGAAGACATTGCCGAAGTCTGCACCGGACACAGAGGTAGCATGA
- a CDS encoding UvrD-helicase domain-containing protein codes for MMAEGFKPTDSQKKAIGRLDGRLFIAAGAGSGKTAVVANRYVEAIASGKAEVDQILTITFTKKAAAEMMKRVRKVLRQRMHEDPDPERAERMRRAYRNIESSRISTNDSFYAQVLQANALAAGIDPRFTVADESSAGVMREAAFDEALQEFVERNGAAGTDFVMAYDPKLWGSLFGIIDGVYTTIRSRGHKPRLPLPDPEGLYVQRSRRLLKAIDDFDDEVKRTGASYATIGSVQETNWKLRAACSSTQMDVRRQMLDEGKPCAARGALKEEIKEIQQARSACLTALDSFKAVDTLRLMSDLLETYHRIYSRKKSDEGVMDFADLALKTRDLLVENKSISHRLSSSFEMIMVDEYQDTNPLQARITDLINTGNLMMVGDENQSIFGFRDAEVGLFQEEDRQAEAGGYRIPLAENFRSQPEILKFVDAIFQREEMLGRRYLQLEPKASLDPRPEECRIEVLVVDQKPPCREKALSASDARAVEAQLIAERLQQLHGEGYSFGDMAIIMANRTEVDLYSDALDRANINNYLAIGVKYFGRPELGDSINILRLLVNQLDDEALVAALRSPMVKVSDDTLYWLRQAAGRDSERNPNPLWLAVRRLNEPGLLVNITGSERGKLSSFAADLTRLRDYAARHSLQETASRVIAYNDYAAATAAGPGGRQALANLMKLLDLAADFEAAWGRDLAAFTEFLGRQKSSDAREADAPVEEEGVDSVRIMTMHSAKGLEFPLVVLPKLGSQKNYGPKGKPAVLLDREEDSGRVGLRFAEPGQDDKTAVFDYDELEDEKAARELEEEKRLIYVAMTRAERHLILVGFADLEKPGKGTGEGSRPFDWIRDRLDLDRKSRPGLDELTQLEDIADARVCLQVCTDPDVVLARAAETESEHELAEAPEPVNPAIRDMPGPAIFVPPVISPTSLDAFNACPRRYYFDKVLGIGRLLDIDAGGGAAVDGGNLNHMEMGSLVHHLLEHELEAAIDGSVTPVMMDVAAVALFSSAGAADAAAGSETAASDAAPKTLVTADYQRAAALLASFARTPVARTILAAHDASLLKKELPFQTLVGQTMVQGFIDALCPDDDSGTLVVDYKTGNPGEGKAALDRAAAAYKYQMTSYALAASRLYPGPVRTVLVFLGGDEPSESTQQYSQAEGARLEGEIKALIDSMAPGDFPPAGELDPHQCHYCAAGPSGARICLPPTGAAE; via the coding sequence ATGATGGCCGAAGGGTTCAAGCCCACAGACAGCCAGAAGAAAGCGATCGGCCGCCTGGACGGGAGGCTGTTCATCGCCGCCGGCGCCGGATCGGGCAAGACGGCCGTGGTCGCCAACCGCTATGTCGAGGCGATAGCCTCGGGCAAGGCGGAAGTCGACCAGATCCTCACCATCACCTTCACAAAAAAGGCTGCCGCCGAGATGATGAAACGGGTGCGCAAGGTCCTGCGGCAGCGGATGCATGAAGACCCCGACCCGGAACGGGCCGAGCGCATGCGGCGCGCCTACCGGAATATCGAGAGCTCACGCATCAGCACCAACGACAGTTTTTACGCCCAGGTACTTCAGGCTAACGCGCTGGCCGCTGGAATCGATCCGAGATTCACAGTTGCCGACGAGAGCAGCGCCGGGGTCATGCGCGAAGCGGCTTTCGACGAGGCGCTTCAGGAGTTCGTCGAGCGCAACGGAGCCGCCGGCACCGACTTTGTCATGGCATATGATCCCAAACTGTGGGGCAGCCTGTTCGGCATCATCGATGGCGTCTACACGACCATAAGGAGCCGCGGACACAAACCGCGGCTGCCGCTTCCAGATCCTGAAGGGCTTTATGTGCAGAGATCCCGGCGGCTTCTGAAGGCGATCGATGACTTCGATGATGAAGTAAAACGGACAGGCGCTTCTTATGCGACCATCGGCAGCGTCCAGGAGACAAACTGGAAACTCAGGGCCGCCTGCAGTTCCACCCAGATGGATGTCCGCCGGCAGATGCTGGATGAGGGTAAGCCCTGCGCAGCCAGGGGCGCGCTCAAGGAAGAGATCAAGGAAATCCAGCAGGCGCGATCAGCCTGCCTGACCGCTCTTGATTCCTTCAAGGCCGTCGATACGCTCAGGCTGATGAGTGATCTGCTGGAGACGTACCACCGGATCTACTCCAGGAAAAAATCAGACGAGGGCGTGATGGATTTTGCCGACCTGGCGCTGAAGACCCGCGACCTGCTGGTTGAGAACAAGAGCATCAGCCACCGGCTTTCGTCGAGCTTCGAGATGATCATGGTAGATGAATACCAGGATACCAACCCGCTTCAGGCCAGGATCACCGACCTGATCAACACTGGCAACCTGATGATGGTCGGCGACGAGAACCAGTCCATCTTCGGTTTCCGCGACGCGGAAGTCGGCCTCTTCCAGGAAGAGGACAGGCAGGCGGAAGCCGGTGGCTACCGGATCCCACTGGCAGAGAACTTCCGCAGCCAGCCGGAGATCCTCAAGTTCGTGGATGCCATCTTCCAGCGCGAAGAGATGCTCGGCCGCAGGTACCTTCAACTGGAACCCAAGGCCAGCCTCGATCCGCGTCCGGAAGAATGCCGGATCGAAGTGCTCGTAGTCGACCAGAAACCGCCGTGCCGCGAAAAAGCGCTCTCGGCTTCCGATGCCAGGGCAGTCGAGGCCCAGCTTATCGCCGAGAGGCTGCAGCAACTCCATGGGGAAGGCTACAGCTTCGGCGACATGGCGATCATCATGGCCAACCGCACTGAGGTGGACCTCTACAGCGATGCCCTCGACAGGGCGAATATCAATAATTATCTGGCGATCGGCGTCAAGTACTTCGGCCGGCCGGAGCTCGGCGATAGCATCAACATTCTCCGGCTTTTAGTCAACCAGCTGGACGACGAGGCACTGGTGGCAGCCCTGCGTTCACCCATGGTGAAAGTCTCCGACGACACGCTCTACTGGTTGCGGCAGGCGGCCGGCCGCGACAGTGAGAGGAATCCCAATCCCCTCTGGCTCGCCGTGCGCCGCCTGAACGAGCCGGGTCTGCTGGTGAACATCACCGGTTCGGAGCGTGGCAAGCTCAGCAGTTTTGCCGCCGATCTGACCCGGCTGCGAGACTATGCCGCCCGCCATTCACTCCAGGAGACGGCGAGCCGCGTCATCGCCTACAACGATTACGCTGCCGCGACGGCTGCCGGCCCGGGAGGAAGGCAGGCGCTGGCCAACCTGATGAAACTCCTCGATCTTGCCGCCGATTTTGAAGCGGCCTGGGGCCGTGATCTGGCGGCTTTCACCGAGTTCCTCGGCCGCCAGAAGTCCAGCGATGCCCGCGAGGCGGACGCTCCCGTCGAAGAAGAGGGCGTCGACTCGGTCAGGATCATGACCATGCACTCCGCCAAAGGACTGGAATTCCCACTGGTAGTCCTGCCCAAGCTTGGCTCGCAGAAAAACTACGGCCCGAAGGGCAAACCGGCGGTACTTCTCGATCGCGAAGAGGATTCCGGCAGAGTCGGTCTGCGTTTTGCTGAGCCAGGCCAGGACGATAAGACGGCTGTCTTCGATTACGATGAGCTGGAAGACGAGAAGGCGGCTCGTGAGCTGGAGGAAGAGAAACGTCTGATATATGTGGCCATGACCAGGGCCGAACGGCATCTGATCCTCGTGGGCTTCGCCGATCTGGAAAAGCCCGGCAAGGGAACCGGCGAGGGCTCCAGGCCGTTCGACTGGATCCGCGATCGCCTGGATCTGGACCGCAAAAGCCGTCCGGGTCTCGATGAGCTCACACAGCTGGAAGATATCGCTGATGCCCGCGTCTGCCTGCAGGTCTGCACTGATCCCGATGTAGTCCTGGCGCGGGCGGCAGAGACAGAATCCGAGCACGAACTTGCTGAAGCGCCTGAGCCGGTGAATCCTGCCATCAGGGATATGCCAGGCCCGGCCATATTCGTACCCCCGGTGATCTCGCCGACCAGCCTCGACGCGTTCAATGCCTGCCCCCGCCGCTATTACTTCGACAAGGTGCTCGGGATCGGCAGGCTTCTGGATATAGATGCCGGCGGTGGCGCCGCGGTCGACGGGGGCAACCTGAATCACATGGAGATGGGTTCACTCGTCCATCATCTCCTCGAGCATGAACTGGAGGCAGCGATCGACGGTTCGGTAACACCGGTCATGATGGATGTGGCTGCCGTGGCCCTTTTCAGCTCGGCCGGCGCCGCAGATGCGGCTGCAGGCAGCGAGACCGCCGCCAGCGACGCCGCCCCGAAAACCCTTGTCACCGCCGATTATCAGAGGGCTGCAGCCCTCCTGGCAAGCTTCGCCCGCACGCCCGTTGCCAGGACCATTCTCGCCGCCCATGATGCTAGCCTGCTCAAGAAAGAATTACCATTCCAGACCCTGGTCGGCCAGACCATGGTACAGGGTTTCATCGATGCCCTTTGCCCCGACGACGACAGCGGCACCCTCGTCGTCGACTACAAGACCGGCAATCCCGGTGAAGGCAAGGCGGCGCTTGATCGGGCAGCCGCCGCTTATAAATACCAGATGACGTCCTACGCCCTGGCGGCATCCCGCCTGTACCCTGGCCCCGTCAGAACTGTGCTGGTATTCCTCGGCGGCGACGAGCCGTCCGAATCCACGCAGCAATATTCGCAAGCAGAAGGCGCCCGTCTCGAAGGGGAGATAAAAGCGCTCATCGACTCCATGGCCCCCGGCGACTTCCCGCCGGCCGGGGAGCTCGACCCCCACCAGTGCCACTACTGCGCAGCTGGCCCCAGCGGCGCCCGGATCTGCCTGCCGCCCACTGGCGCGGCTGAATAG